The nucleotide sequence ATCGACAGCACGATGCCAATGGCTGTGGCCAACTTAAACTTGCTTTTGAGCAGCATTTTATTTCATTAGTCTAACCTCCAAATCCTGGTGAAAAGGTAACTGTAAGACATCTCCACGGAGTTATATCAGGGGCCAGCAAATCACAAGTGAAAAAAGGGCACAGTTGCACACATTTTATTTAGCAAAGAAAAGAGCTAGTACAATAAGGCTATATGCTAAACCAACACCCAATTTTATCCAGAACCTATGGGTGTGCAAAATAATAACCACTACAAAGTAGCAGCAAAGGGCTAaccagaaagaaaaagaaaaaaacatagcAGCAAGACCTACCTCAACCAACCCAATGAGGCAAGCACGGATAAAAATTAGGTGCAGGATGTTTCTAAGTTTTGACCATCCATTCAAAAGGATATCATAAGTTGAGGAAGTATGTAAAACTCCTCTCCTTTCATCTCACTGAACAACTCTTTATGCATGATGGCATATCTGGCCTAGCTGGAAGACACTCCAACGGTTAGAACCCCTTCTTGCAACTGTAAAGTTTCTGGAAGAATCATCTCATTCGACCATCCTATAGGCAGATAATATATTGACACTTCATTTTTTCCCCTAAACCTTGAAAAGGGTCTTAAGTAAACGTCGAGCTTCCCCAGTCATGCCCGGCCTTGAAAATGCTCTGGACATAGAACTGATAGTGCCTTTAGATGGTTTAAATCCTAGCTCTTTCATATCTTTGAGAAGTATTCTTACCTCAGTTCCATTTCTAAGCTTTGACCATCCATTCAAAAGGATATCATAAGTTGATGACGTAAGTAAAACTCCTCTCCTTTTCATCTCACTGAACAACTCTTTAGATTGATTCATCATTCCAGCTTTAGCAAAGTCACTCATGAGTGAATTATACGTGCTTGCTTTGGGAATAAAGCCTTTACTCACCATCTCACAATACAGCCTCAGTGCTTCAACTTTGTTGCTTTTCTTTGCATATCCTGTCACCAGTATATCATAGGTGAGATTATTGGGCTCAAGGCCCATCTTCTTCATCTCACTGAGAACAGTATCCGCTTCTCCAATTCTTCCAGCGGACTCAAGGCCACCCAGAAGTGTGTTGAATGTAGCTATATTAGGAGAGAGGCTTTGATgaagcatctgagcatacatTGCAAATGCATTATCTAGATGGCTGCTCTTACAATGGCCAAGAATGAGAGCATTGAATGTGATAGTGTCTGGTGCAATTCCTCTCCCCAACATTTCATCCAAAACAACTGTAGCTTTCATTGTCATTCCGTGGCAACACAAAACATGCACGAGTGTATTGTAGACAGTGATGTCAGCATGAAGACCAGCACTCATCATCAATTCATGAATTTCCAAAATCACATCCGGCTTCCTGCCTCCAGAACATGCTTGCAGCACCCTTTGATGAGTCAGAGAGGTTGGAGTGAATCCAGCAGAAGCTATCTCATTTAGCAAAATTTTTGCCTTGGCCACAACCCCGGCCTCAAGAAGGCCCACAACAAGTGTAGTATATGTGATGAGATTAGGCTTTATTGAATTCCACTTCATTTCCTTCAGTAGCTTTAGAGCTTTGGAGGTCTTCCCTTCCCTGCACCGTGCAGCAATCATAGTGTTATATGTTGCTTGATCAGGTTCTAAGCCTGTATTTCTCATCTCTTTCAAAAAGGATTTTGCTTCACTGAACTTGCCTAGCGTGCAAAGGCAATTGATAAACACATTATAGACAGCAGCATCAGGTGACAGGTTTTTCTCCATCAACTCCTGACCAACCTTAAAAGCAGCTGGCATGTTTCCTGTTTTAAAAAGCCCATCCATTAAGGTGGTATAGTTGACATGGTCTAGCAACAGACCACGTTCACCCATATCTTTAAATAATGCTTCAGCTCCCTCTATATTCCCATTCTTTCTCAAACCATTCACCAGTGAGTCAATGACAAAGTTGTTTGCCTCAACACCCTCATGCAACATATCACGGTACACATCAAGAGCTGCTTCTTGCCCCTGGAACTTGAAGAAGCCATCGATAAGTGTTCCATACGTCACAACATTAGGAGCAATGCCACTGTCCTTCATCTTCCTCATATAATCAGCTGCTTTGCCGAGACATCCCCTTTTAACAAGACCATTGATGATCGATGAGAATGTGACAACATTCGGGCGAAGAGATTTCTCCTCCATTTGCAACAACACCTGCTCTGCGCCATCGATATTGCCAGCTCTGCAGTGTGCATCGACCAGTACAGTGTAAGTTACACAGTTGGGAGTAATATTATCCGACTGAGCATGCCAAAGCACATCCTTAGCTTCCTCAATCTTCCCTTCCTTACCTAAACGGTCCATCAGAGCTGTATACATGACCAGATCCATGACCACGCCCCTTGAAACCatctctcccaatagaccaagtgACTCATTGCCCCTCCGCGCTTTCGCTAATGAATCAATAAGCGTACAATAGGTCACATGGTTCGGCGCAACTCCGATCTTGTCCATCTCCCTGAAAAGCGCATATGCCTCTGAGAACCGGCCATCCCTGCAGAGGCCATCGACAAGAGCACTGAGCGTGACCACATCAGGCAGCACACCCGACCTGACCATCCCCTCGTACAAACTGAACGCCTCCTCAATCCCCTTCCTCTTACAATACTCCCCAATGAGCGCCGTGTACGTCACCACATTCGGCTCCACCCCATCGGCCTTCATCCTCTCCACTACCTCCAGTGCAGCATCAGCATCGCCGGAGTGGCAGAACCCAGCAACCAGGGTATTATACCCCACCACGTCAAGTGTCACCCCTTGTGTTCtcatcctctccaccaccgccaatGCTGCGGCCATGTCCTGGACTTTATAGTACCCGTCAATGAGAGCATTCCATCCCACCACATCCAAGCCATCAATTCCTCGGCCTCGGACCAACATCTCCGCCAATGCCTCCGCCTCGCTGACCAGGCCGGTCCTGCAGAGCCCCACGAGCGCCGTGCTCACGGTGACCGCGTCCCAGGGCACGCCGCGCTTGCACATCTCGGAGAGCACGGCCGGCGCGAGCCTCCCGTGGCCCTGCTCGGAGAGGCCAGCGAGGAAGATGTTGTAGCTGACGGTGTCAGCCGCGACCTGCGCCTGGGGCCCCGAGGAGGAACGGAGCAGGCTCAGCGCGGGGCGGAGCGAGGGGAGGCTGCAGTAGGAGAGGATGATGGAGTTGAGGGTGAGGGTATCACCTGGGACGGGGCGGaagcggacggcggcggcggcgaggcccgAGGAGGCGAGGGCGGGGATGAGGCGACGGAGGAGGCGGGCGGGAGGCGAGGCGGGGAGTGAGGAGACGACGTGGGAGGCGACGGAGAGGCGGCCGGCCCGGAGGAAGGCGAGCGCGAGGGAGCAGAGGAAGGAGGCCTGGAGGGCCGGGGTTAAGGCCTGAGGCGGAGAGGccgccatggtggtggtggtcggcGACG is from Miscanthus floridulus cultivar M001 chromosome 7, ASM1932011v1, whole genome shotgun sequence and encodes:
- the LOC136468048 gene encoding pentatricopeptide repeat-containing protein At5g14770, mitochondrial-like — its product is MAASPPQALTPALQASFLCSLALAFLRAGRLSVASHVVSSLPASPPARLLRRLIPALASSGLAAAAVRFRPVPGDTLTLNSIILSYCSLPSLRPALSLLRSSSGPQAQVAADTVSYNIFLAGLSEQGHGRLAPAVLSEMCKRGVPWDAVTVSTALVGLCRTGLVSEAEALAEMLVRGRGIDGLDVVGWNALIDGYYKVQDMAAALAVVERMRTQGVTLDVVGYNTLVAGFCHSGDADAALEVVERMKADGVEPNVVTYTALIGEYCKRKGIEEAFSLYEGMVRSGVLPDVVTLSALVDGLCRDGRFSEAYALFREMDKIGVAPNHVTYCTLIDSLAKARRGNESLGLLGEMVSRGVVMDLVMYTALMDRLGKEGKIEEAKDVLWHAQSDNITPNCVTYTVLVDAHCRAGNIDGAEQVLLQMEEKSLRPNVVTFSSIINGLVKRGCLGKAADYMRKMKDSGIAPNVVTYGTLIDGFFKFQGQEAALDVYRDMLHEGVEANNFVIDSLVNGLRKNGNIEGAEALFKDMGERGLLLDHVNYTTLMDGLFKTGNMPAAFKVGQELMEKNLSPDAAVYNVFINCLCTLGKFSEAKSFLKEMRNTGLEPDQATYNTMIAARCREGKTSKALKLLKEMKWNSIKPNLITYTTLVVGLLEAGVVAKAKILLNEIASAGFTPTSLTHQRVLQACSGGRKPDVILEIHELMMSAGLHADITVYNTLVHVLCCHGMTMKATVVLDEMLGRGIAPDTITFNALILGHCKSSHLDNAFAMYAQMLHQSLSPNIATFNTLLGGLESAGRIGEADTVLSEMKKMGLEPNNLTYDILVTGYAKKSNKVEALRLYCEMVSKGFIPKASTYNSLMSDFAKAGMMNQSKELFSEMKRRGVLLTSSTYDILLNGWSKLRNGTEVRILLKDMKELGFKPSKGTISSMSRAFSRPGMTGEARRLLKTLFKV